In a single window of the Tigriopus californicus strain San Diego chromosome 2, Tcal_SD_v2.1, whole genome shotgun sequence genome:
- the LOC131893236 gene encoding alpha-1,4-N-acetylglucosaminyltransferase-like, with protein sequence MSRSITLGRVLMVGFLLVLVLNVFFFRSESLTKFNGFWALISPDEVTCEGRVALLPISTPSQNSNLNSPKIFLLETSGRATLNPRQACAIESALRFTNLNVFVLIRSPFLNLSDVTTCHLFKLSKETNTTTTNLYFREIQPDRDLKDLPFDCSMFKKKLLQGHKFYATFLSDALRLAYLYNYGGWYGDLDFIYLRSLAKENGSILAATGGKSNASYFLTNAAMKMERRHPFLLEYMEDSVRAFRGQARAEMGPNTLTSSLKRYCNIPKSIQSLRNLSDPSLCSNIRVVPPQVFHPIRLHTMKFLWSKEELTPAFWNQTKRDAWAIHFFSYLTSSKEVTKNSRKEAYSYLAPIYCPNSFASVEEF encoded by the exons ATGTCAAGATCAATAACACTTGGCCGTGTTTTGATGGTTGgctttcttttggttttagtgttgaatgtgtttttctttCGATCAGAATCATTGACCAAGTTCAACGGCTTTTGGGCTCTCATTAGCCCTGATGAGGTAACATGTGAGGGACGGGTTGCTTTACTCCCAATTTCAACACCAtcacaaaattcaaatctaaaCTCTCCGAAGATATTTCTATTAGAGACATCAGGTCGAGCTACACTCAATCCCAG ACAAGCTTGCGCCATCGAATCTGCCTTGAGATTTACGAACCTAAATGTTTTCGTTTTGATTCGAAGCCcttttttgaacctctccgatGTAACCACGTGCCACTTATTCAAATTAAGTAAAGAGACCAACACAACCACAACGAATCTTTACTTCCGCGAGATTCAACCCGATCGAGACCTTAAAG ACTTGCCATTTGATTGTTCAATGTTTAAGAAAAAGCTGCTCCAAGGCCACAAGTTTTATGCCACTTTTCTCAGTGACGCTCTAAGACTGGCCTATTTGTACAACTATGGAGGATGGTATGGTGATTTAGATTTCATCTATCTACGCTCCTTGGCCAAGGAAAATGGCTCCATTTTGGCTGCAACTGGAGGGAAAAGTAACGCGTCCTATTTCCTCACAAATGCggccatgaaaatggaaagacgACATCCCTTTCTTCTGGAATATATGGAG GATTCCGTCCGGGCTTTCCGAGGACAGGCGAGAGCCGAAATGGGTCCGAATACGTTAACTAGCTCTCTGAAACGGTATTGCAACATTCCCAAATCTATTCAATCGTTAAGAAACCTCTCAG ATCCCTCCTTGTGCTCCAATATTAGGGTTGTCCCACCTCAGGTTTTTCATCCTATACGACTTCACACCATGAAGTTCCTATGGTCTAAAGAGGAATTGACCCCCGCATTTTGGAACCAGACTAAGCGCGACGCTTGGGCGATCCACTTCTTCTCTTATTTGACGAGCTCCAAAGAGGTCACCAAGAATTCGAGAAAGGAGGCTTACTCATACTTGGCTCCAATCTATTGTCCGAATAGCTTTGCCAGTGTTGAAGAGTTTTAA
- the LOC131892778 gene encoding uncharacterized protein LOC131892778, whose translation MNHELEIKMVVVGDGAVGKTSLLMSYSNNAFPSDYIPTVFDNYTTDILVDGRNVRLSLWDTAGQEDYDRLRPLSYTNVDVFLLCFSLIEKSSLNNTKGKWLPELRRYARKAPIILVGTKKDLRKISRNPESCVSTSEGENTASSIGARKYVECSAKTQDNLHEVFNEAIRCVVAPPNSFRASLKGCQIL comes from the exons ATGAACCATGAACTGGAGATCAAAATGGTTGTGGTTGGGGATGGTGCCGTAGGGAAAACCAGTCTACTCATGAGTTACAGCAACAACGCCTTCCCAAGTGATTATATTCCCACAGTGTTTGACAATTATACCACGGATATTTTAGTGGACGGACGCAATGTCCGACTCAGTTTGTGGGATACAGCGGGTCAGGAGGATTACGATAGACTCAG ACCATTATCCTACACCAATGTGGATGTGTTTCTTTTGTGCTTCTCACTGATCGAAAAATCATCGCTGAATAACACAAAAGGAAAATGGTTACCCGAGTTACGTCGATACGCCCGCAAGGCTCCAATAATTTTGGTCGGGACTAAGAAAGATCTGAGGAAGATCTCAAGAAATCCG GAGTCTTGTGTCTCGACCAGCGAAGGTGAAAACACGGCATCCAGCATTGGTGCTCGAAAATATGTGGAATGCTCGGCCAAAACACAAGATAACCTTCATGAGGTCTTTAACGAGGCTATTCGATGTGTGGTGGCCCCACCCAATTCTTTTCGTGCGAGTTTGAAAGGCTGTCAGATCCTCTGA
- the LOC131892777 gene encoding regulatory-associated protein of mTOR-like produces the protein MSTRAEAGTADGGAEASPGARSRWFDPLWLARSPSGVMFNGPGGAEGDAATLGLSDGLNRLILAPEEGVEVREETSTSAHLDAAGDDRSMALAFNERRHVEAIVGGAAETQSWRMRERMKTVSVALVICLNVGVDPPDVTKTQPCARMECWVDPQTMNPQRAIDTIGSNLQKQYERWQPRARYRQSLDPPLEEVRRLAMSLRRNAHEERVLFHYNGHGVPKPTANGEIWVFNRNYTQYIPLSLYDLQTWMGSPSIFVYDCSNAGIIVQSFEQFAEQHEREYLEQVNSQGVSAKDLATPISQKNCIQLAACAANQILPMNPELPADLFTSCLTTPIKMGLRWFVMQRHGKLAPEVTIEMIDRIPGQLMDRRTMLGELNWIFTAITDTIAWNTLPRDVFQKLFRQDLLVASLFRNFLLAERIMRSYDCTPVSQPALPHTHQHAMWKAWDLAVDMCLAQLTDILEKGVPYKSSTFFEEQLTSFEVWLMHGREQRPPPEQLPIVLQVLLSQAHRLRALDLLGRFLDLGPWAVNLALSVGIFPYVLKLLQSSARELRPLLVSIWAKILAVDHSCQADLIRDSSHNYFISVLQDDCMMPTHRTWAAFILATIVHNFEQGQKEAEKTNLIAICLEHLDDEDVILRQWLAIALGRVWDKYETARWRGARDNAPEKLYELLKDPVPEVRAAAVFALGTFINSCEKRTEHANTLDHAIAQHVFNVVHDDGSPLVRKELVVAMSYVVNVFEANFVTVCRVAFGEQAQIQQQQQHHHHHQQQQQQQMSPSGPYQPKAALSSANLHVLGGSGSGGMRRVGSRDGLMRISPSVSTPALDAIESPIHRSGSASLLLSSGSLSSLSIGGVYSKIWNGFNQMANDPDPDVASMAESVLVYLKVKARDKERQAPRISCILETASVPSSPVKPSFMLGTSPPSSQMNRSMPPPERRSSESQQHQSLPPTTPKGNTSRGETPIRGSESPPRGTKSHNPSPNTSLNARDLKRPELETEFLAWSSTYFTKPLMESECQDEDGDPESSLHWVREWLYNRNVEVRSESERQRETLKTGMCKLDEPVVDFRTNFPPNLIYFHPYNAQLAVAGQRHIQMQDLMTNTSLCPIEIRDKRYHRSIFTTIAYINAHEHALLLAGTDDGSLRVFKDIDDGRGVRLVTSWRALREVGAGTAQSRVRNPSKFCMSWEQKERVIAVSGGMSPIVRLWDAHRELQIRDFDTCTNAQTTCLNYDPRNPHLLSGGFTDGSVRMFDTRASNALVIGFKEHSRKIMDCQIHDEGGFIGHLVAGSEDGQIRILDPRKTNDAALARSISLGHSIQALTIHKRAPIVAAWTSTSHVLVESILPNQGLALNTIKCSDSLLGHRLRQSIGCLTFHPHLLQLAVGPSDGAVRIFKLRRSV, from the exons ATGTCGACTCGGGCCGAGGCAGGGACGGCGGACGGCGGGGCCGAGGCCTCACCCGGAGCGCGCTCGCGCTGGTTCGACCCGTTGTGGCTCGCCCGTTCGCCCTCGGGTGTCATGTTCAATGGGCCAGGCGGGGCTGAGGGGGATGCGGCGACTTTGGGTTTGAGTGATGGTTTGAATCGGCTGATTCTGGCGCCGGAAGAGGGCGTGGAGGTGCGCGAGGAGACGTCCACGTCGGCCCATTTGGACGCGGCGGGCGATGACCGCTCGATGGCCTTGGCCTTTAACGAGCGCCGCCATGTGGAGGCCATTGTGGGCGGTGCGGCCGAGACTCAAAGCTGGCGCATGCGCGAGCGCATGAAGACGGTCAGTGTGGCCTTGGTGATCTGTCTGAATGTGGGCGTGGACCCGCCGGACGTGACGAAAACCCAGCCGTGCGCCCGCATGGAGTGTTGGGTGGACCCGCAGACGATGAATCCGCAACGCGCCATCGATACGATCGGCAGCAACCTGCAGAAGCAATATGAGCGTTGGCAGCCCCGCGCCCGTTACCGACAGAGTCTCGATCCGCCCCTAGAGGAAGTCCGTCGTCTAGCTATGAGCTTGCGGCGAAACGCCCACGAGGAACGGGTCTTGTTTCACTACAATGGTCACGGCGTTCCCAAACCAACAGCTAACGGCGAGATCTGGGTGTTCAACCGGAACTACACGCAGTACATTCCGCTGAGTCTGTACGATCTCCAAACGTGGATGGGATCGCCGTCCATATTCGTGTACGACTGCTCGAATGCGGGCATTATCGTCCAGTCTTTCGAGCAGTTTGCCGAACAGCATGAGCGCGAATACCTCGAGCAAGTCAACTCCCAGGGCGTCTCGGCGAAAGACTTGGCCACACCCATCTCGCAGAAGAACTGTATCCAATTGGCCGCTTGTGCCGCCAATCAGATCCTGCCCATGAATCCCGAACTCCCGGCTGATCTCTTCACCTCGTGCTTGACCACGCCCATCAAAATGGGTTTGCGCTGGTTTGTCATGCAGCGGCATGGCAAACTCGCCCCCGAAGTCACCATCGAAATGATCGATCGCATCCCAG GTCAGCTCATGGATCGTCGAACCATGTTGGGTGAACTGAATTGGATCTTCACGGCCATCACCGACACGATCGCGTGGAACACCCTTCCCCGGGACGTGTTCCAAAAGTTATTCCGCCAGGACCTGCTCGTGGCCTCATTGTTCCGCAACTTCTTGCTCGCTGAGCGAATCATGCGGTCCTACGATTGCACGCCCGTGTCTCAGCCCGCTTTGCCCCACACTCACCAGCACGCCATGTGGAAGGCGTGGGATCTGGCTGTGGACATGTGTCTGGCCCAGCTCACGGATATCCTGGAGAAGGGTGTGCCATACAAGTCATCCACTTTCTTCGAGGAGCAGCTCACGTCCTTCGAA GTATGGTTGATGCATGGACGAGAGCAACGTCCTCCCCCGGAGCAGCTTCCAATCGTGTTGCAAGTGCTGCTGAGTCAGGCTCACCGATTGCGGGCCTTGGATCTCCTAGGCCGATTCCTCGATCTCGGGCCCTGGGCCGTCAATCTCGCCCTCTCCGTCGGCATCTTTCCCTATGTTCTCAAGCTGCTCCAATCCTCGGCCCGTGAGCTTCGACCTCTGCTCGTGTCGATTTGGGCCAAGATCCTGGCCGTGGATCATTCGTGTCAGGCGGATCTCATCCGCGACTCCAGCCACAATTACTTCATTTCGGTGCTTCAAGATGATTGCATGATGCCCACGCATCGCACTTGGGCAGCCTTCATTCTGGCCACCATCGTGCACAATTTTGAGCAAGGCCAGAAGGAGGCCGAGAAGACCAATCTAATAGCCATTTGTCTGGAGCATTTAGACGACGAGGATGTGATATTGCGACAGTGGCTGGCCATTGCTCTCGGACGGGTGTGGGACAAATACGAGACTGCTCGTTGGCGGGGTGCCCGTGACAATGCCCCCGAGAAACTCTATGAGCTCTTGAAGGACCCCGTTCCGGAGGTCCGAGCGGCAGCTGTGTTTGCCTTGGGAACATTTATCAACAGTTGTGAAAAGCGAACCGAGCACGCCAACACGTTGGACCATGCCATTGCGCAGCACGTGTTCAACGTGGTCCATGACGACGGGTCCCCGTTGGTGCGGAAGGAACTTGTGGTGGCCATGAGCTACGTTGTGAACGTCTTCGAGGCCAACTTTGTGACCGTGTGTCGCGTAGCCTTCGGGGAGCAAGCCCAAAtccagcaacaacagcagcaccaccaccaccaccaacaacaacaacaacagcaaatgTCACCCTCGGGTCCCTATCAGCCCAAAGCCGCGCTCTCCTCGGCCAATCTCCATGTCCTCGGCGGAAGTGGATCAGGGGGAATGCGTCGAGTTGGGTCGCGGGATGGGCTCATGAGGATCTCTCCGAGTGTGTCCACCCCGGCTTTGGACGCGATCGAGTCGCCGATTCATCGCAGCGGGTCTGCCAGCCTTCTTTTGAGCTCGGGATCATTATCCTCCCTGTCCATCGGAGGCGTGTACAGCAAGATCTGGAATGGCTTCAATCAAATGGCCAACGACCCGGATCCGGACGTGGCGAGCATGGCCGAGTCTGTGCTCGTCTACTTAAAGGTGAAGGCACGAGACAAAGAAAGACAAGCGCCGAGGATCTCATGCATCCTCGAGACTGCCTCAGTTCCATCGTCCCCGGTCAAGCCCTCCTTCATGCTGGGCACGTCTCCGCCGAGCTCCCAAATGAATCGCTCCATGCCTCCGCCCGAGCGGAGATCCTCGGAGAGCCAACAACACCAATCCTTGCCCCCGACAACGCCCAAAGGTAACACATCCCGAGGTGAGACCCCAATCAGAGGGTCCGAATCGCCCCCTAGAGGCACGAAAAGCCACAATCCTTCGCCTAATACTTCCCTCAACGCCCGGGATTTGAAGCGACCCGAGTTGGAAACTGAGTTCTTGGCCTGGTCGTCGACCTATTTCACGAAGCCGCTCATGGAATCCGAGTGTCAAGATGAGGATGGGGATCCAGAATCAAGCCTTCATTGGGTTCGGGAGTGGCTTTACAATCGCAACGTGGAGGTCCGCTCGGAATCCGAGAGACAGCGTGAGACTTTGAAGACCGGCATGTGCAAATTGGACGAACCCGTCGTGGACTTCCGGACCAATTTTCCGCCTAATCTAATCTATTTCCACCCGTACAACGCCCAATTGGCCGTAGCTGGTCAGCGACACATCCAAATGCAGGACCTCATGACGAACACGTCCCTGTGTCCGATCGAAATTCGGGATAAGCGCTACCATCGGTCCATTTTCACCACCATCGCTTACATCAACGCCCACGAGCATGCCCTACTCTTGGCAGGAACGGACGATGGCTCCTTGAGAGTGTTCAAAGACATCGACGATGGACGCGGGGTGCGTTTAGTTACCTCTTGGCGCGCCTTGAGGGAAGTCGGCGCAGGAACTGCACAATCGCGAGTCCGGAATCCGTCCAAATTCTGCATGTCTTGGGAGCAGAAAGAGCGCGTGATCGCCGTGTCCGGCGGTATGAGTCCGATCGTGCGCCTGTGGGATGCTCATCGCGAGCTTCAGATTCGTGACTTTGACACTTGCACTAATGCCCAGACCACGTGTTTGAACTACGACCCACGGAATCCGCATCTTTTGAGCGGTGGCTTCACCGACGGGTCCGTCCGTATGTTTGACACCCGAGCTTCCAACGCTCTGGTGATTGGCTTCAAAGAGCACTCGCGCAAGATCATGGACTGTCAGATCCACGACGAAGGTGGTTTCATAGGTCATTTGGTGGCAGGGTCCGAGGACGGTCAGATTCGGATCTTGGATCCTCGAAAGACCAACGATGCCGCTTTGGCACGGTCAATCAGTCTCGGGCATTCAATTCAGGCCCTCACGATCCATAAGCGAGCCCCCATTGTGGCAGCATGGACGTCGACGAGCCACGTTCTTGTGGAGTCCATTCTGCCGAATCAAGGGTTGGCGTTGAATACAATCAAATGTTCCGATAGTTTGTTGGGTCATCGACTTCGTCAATCCATCGGATGTCTGACATTTCACCCACATCTTCTGCAGCTGGCCGTAGGCCCAAGCGATGGAGCCGTGCGGATCTTCAAGCTTCGAAGAAGTGTGTGA
- the LOC131892780 gene encoding ubiquitin-related modifier 1-like, with product MSASSPSDLSPNRTCGSSPPAQPAQPAAASATLRLQLEFSGGAELLVGHRRQHAVAVDGQRVRNLGDLLLWIKDHLLEERPELFLKDGSVRPGILVLVNEADWELMGQTDYVLADQDQITFISTLHGG from the coding sequence ATGAGCGCCTCATCCCCGTCCGATCTCAGCCCTAACCGGACTTGCGGCTCGTCTCCGCCCGCTCAGCCCGCTCAGCCGGCCGCCGCCAGCGCCACGCTCCGCCTCCAATTGGAATTCTCGGGCGGGGCGGAGCTGTTGGTGGGCCATCGTCGACAACACGCCGTGGCCGTGGACGGGCAGCGGGTGCGGAACTTGGGCGATTTGCTGCTCTGGATCAAGGACCACCTGTTGGAGGAGCGTCCGGAGTTGTTCCTCAAGGACGGGTCGGTGCGTCCCGGCATCCTGGTGTTGGTCAACGAGGCCGATTGGGAGTTGATGGGCCAGACCGACTACGTCTTGGCCGACCAGGATCAAATCACCTTCATTTCCACCCTTCACGGCGGGTAG
- the LOC131892993 gene encoding trafficking protein particle complex subunit 2-like protein: MASCVGVLSWSNSPLFVRSSDSERQLADQYALHTSLDVIEEKTSSSLTLHAVANKKVIEQQTRELYLGVLFATEKQKVFGYVTNTRIKFIIIVDASNVGLRDNEIRQMFRKLHTAYTQLLSNPFYTPGEPIESQKFGQIVQGLMART; encoded by the exons ATGGCCAGTTGTGTGGGCGTGTTGTCTTGGAGTAACTCGCCGTTGTTCGTGCGCTCGAGCGATAGCGAGCGCCAATTGGCCGACCAATACGCCTTGCACACTTCGCTGGACGTGATTGAAGAGAAGACCAGTTCGAGCTTGACCTTACACGCAGTGGCCAATAAGAAGGTCATCGAGCAACAGACCCGCGAACTCTACTTGGGCGTACTCTTTGCCACGGAGAAGCAAAAG GTTTTTGGCTATGTGACCAATACGCGGATCAAGTTCATTATCATTGTGGATGCGTCAAATGTGGGCTTGCGCGATAACGAGATCCGGCAAATGTTCCGCAAGCTTCACACGGCTTACACGCAATTGCTCTCCAATCCGTTCTACACTCCGGGTGAGCCCATTGAATCGCAGAAATTCGGTCAAATTGTCCAAGGTCTCATGGCTCGAACCTGA
- the LOC131892578 gene encoding ADP-ribosylation factor-like protein 16 — MVVFVVGAEQAGKTLLCLKLSTSDRDEYPSPKTTKTQSTVGVNHFNVDFNVLRARHQSRKNQSQTEPRVVVKELGGQLCQNWLAYFGPDIRDLIFVIDVSDLSVIARIGVHLLECLNHFGALKESTRVLIVYSKIDLVTKDLNVHLRRVRNILRLTYLFAWYQTIDFQEVTYSAYEDQGLPYIKNWLRLLD, encoded by the coding sequence ATGGTGGTGTTTGTGGTTGGAGCAGAGCAGGCAGGAAAAACGCTCTTGTGTCTCAAACTTTCCACTTCCGACCGAGACGAATATCCGAGTCCCAAGACCACCAAAACCCAATCCACGGTGGGCGTGAATCACTTCAACGTGGACTTTAACGTGTTGAGGGCTCGTCATCAAAGCCGAAAGAACCAAAGTCAAACCGAACCGAGGGTAGTGGTCAAGGAACTTGGTGGACAATTGTGCCAGAATTGGTTGGCCTACTTTGGTCCGGATATTCGGGATCTCATCTTTGTGATTGATGTGAGTGACTTGAGCGTTATTGCTCGGATTGGTGTTCATCTCTTGGAGTGCCTGAACCATTTTGGTGCCTTAAAGGAATCCACCCGTGTTCTCATTGTGTACTCAAAGATTGACTTGGTGACCAAGGATTTGAACGTTCATCTACGGAGAGTGCGCAATATTCTTCGATTGACCTATTTATTCGCGTGGTATCAGACGATCGACTTCCAAGAAGTGACTTACAGTGCTTACGAAGATCAGGGCCTTCCCTATATCAAGAATTGGCTGAGACTTCTGGACTAG